The Methanophagales archaeon DNA segment TCTCTATATCGCTTTCCAGGATATCGTATCTGGACGCGAGGATTGCTGCTTCTATAACAGCATTAAGTCCTCTGTTTATCGCATATATACTCGCTCGAATTATTGCAACGGCGAGAGGGGATAACAGGAATAGCAGAGAATCTGTTCCTTCATGTATCAGGCGGCACCCGAATAGTACCCACGAATTCGCTTCTTTCAGTACAGGGAAGCCATGAAAGAGTGAAAAATCGCCAGTACTCAGATTCCCGAAGAGGGTCCGCACGAAGAACATCGAATCAAGGGTTACATTCGCAGCTAAACGCATCGTTTCTCTCACATTTGATAGCGTTTTTGAACCTCTGTAAAGTCGCACCATGTATTCACCGCCTTGACTGAGAATTCCAGCAGGTGCTGCATTGGGTATGCCAGAAAGTGACTGTGTGGTGACTATCACCTCAGATATACCTTCT contains these protein-coding regions:
- a CDS encoding DUF447 family protein; translation: MNNLVEAGLREGISEVIVTTQSLSGIPNAAPAGILSQGGEYMVRLYRGSKTLSNVRETMRLAANVTLDSMFFVRTLFGNLSTGDFSLFHGFPVLKEANSWVLFGCRLIHEGTDSLLFLLSPLAVAIIRASIYAINRGLNAVIEAAILASRYDILESDIEREQMMRKMGDYAEIVEKCGGRREKEAMQLLIDELHKRA